A genomic stretch from Setaria italica strain Yugu1 chromosome VII, Setaria_italica_v2.0, whole genome shotgun sequence includes:
- the LOC101759938 gene encoding probable ribonuclease P/MRP protein subunit POP5, with protein MVHFKNRYMVMEVFIDAGRGEQDPVILTQFNITKVIRDSIQLNFGECGLAASLGSLQVKYVNPVTKLCIIRVSRDDHQKVWAAITMVRCIGKIPVSFNLLDMSGSIRACKKAALECDEAKFEQYKVVAGDCITSRNHPVRQSCLEKIRGLESYYVCP; from the exons ATGGTTCACTTCAAGAATAGGTACATGGTGATGGAGGTCTTTATAGATGCAGGTAGGGGAGAACAAGACCCTGTCATCCTCACCCAGTTTAATATAACCAAAGTTATAAGAGACAGCATTCAACTGAACTTTGGGGAGTGTGGCTTAGCTGCATCTCTTGGATCATTACAAG TGAAGTATGTTAATCCTGTAACGAAGCTTTGCATTATCCGTGTGTCACGTGATgaccaccagaaagtttgggcTGCAATTACAATGGTGAGGTGCATTGGGAAGATACCTGTATCATTCAACCTGCTCGACATGAGTG GAAGTATCAGGGCTTGCAAGAAAGCTGCACTTGAGTGTGACGAAGCGAAATTTGAACAATACAAGGTGGTTGCCGGTGACTGTATCACATCCAGAAATCATCCAGTCCGACAGAGCTGCCTTGAGAAAATTAGAGGACTAGAGAGCTACTATGTTTGTCCCTAG